Below is a genomic region from Lonsdalea populi.
TCAGCGACAACACGCGGCTTTCCACATTTAACTTGGAAAAAGTCAGCGTGCTTATGGGCTTTTTCAGAAAGCCGTCCGTAAGCAGGTCACAGCTGACATGCGTGCTCAACCTATGCTTGTCGTCGATAAAGTCCTGCAAGGCAAACCTCACGTTGATAGGCAGGATTTCGTCAATAGATGCGGGTTTTCTGGAATTCGGTCGCAGCCCAAAATGGGCGTTAAATGCAGAATTGGCGCAGAGTACCTTGCATTTTTCGTCAATGATGGCGACCGCCCGGCGGTCGTTATGGATCGGTGTACTCAATATGCCGATGATGTCATTCCGCCCAAATATCAGACTCATTGTTTCCTCTGCTCTATATTAAGCTGTATAGAAAATGATAAAGCCAGGCATCAGTTCGGCCAGACAGAGATGGTCACCCTGATGATGGCAATCCTCGACCCGCCAGAAAACTTTCCGACAGATGAAAAAAAACCGTGCCAAAAATAGCATCAAGTCTCTGAATCACGTAGAGCGACTTCTACAATTCACGCATTGATTCTTTATGCTTATTTATAATGAATTAACGAACTGTTCGTGAGCTCTTTTATAAAAGAATACTCTTAGGCTTATTGCTTAAGCGAATTGA
It encodes:
- a CDS encoding transcriptional regulator; this translates as MSLIFGRNDIIGILSTPIHNDRRAVAIIDEKCKVLCANSAFNAHFGLRPNSRKPASIDEILPINVRFALQDFIDDKHRLSTHVSCDLLTDGFLKKPISTLTFSKLNVESRVLSLIILNHGGVFLKPGLAS